tacttttttcaaattactttgatttttggtttcatgacactcaatcgaaaagcgttCTACATAGGCAATTAAACCTTGGACCAGATCCGAGACACCAGCATGACAACCGATGCAGGAATCAAACAAAGAATGTATGATTCCACTCGATTTATTACTTCAATAAAAGAAGGAACATTCTGAAATTTTAGCCTCCTGTCCAGTAGAATCCACAGAACAAAAAACAGTACACCAGAATTTAAATAGTATGATAAAAACATGGAGAAATTCTataacattattttcattttatggaAGAAAATTTGCAATTTGCTCCCATAAAATTATTTAACCGTTCTTGATTAGTTTCTTCATAAGTAATATTGTTATTACTCAGCGTGTCTATGGAGCGAGTGACGCCTATTGCGTGTGTCGCGATGACATTACTTGGGGCTAATATCGATCAAATACAGCGGTTCCATTCCAAATTAACTCTCAGGGAATCCGTTCGTATTGGTTTTTTTCCTGCTCAAAAATAGCCTCAATCTCCTCTAGAGTTTTACCCTTAGTCTCGGGCAaaattaagtaaacaaaaacGAAGCCGATGAAGCAAAAGCCAGCATACAACCAATAAACACCTTGGATAGAAAGTGCCTCAGTTAAGTAACGATACGTCTTTGTGACTGTAAACAGTGTTGCCCAAAATACTATGGAAGCAAAACTGCATGCGAGGCCACGGACCCGAAGGGGAAATATTTCAGAGATTACGAGCCACGGCATCGGTCCCCACGCAAAGGAGAATGTCAGTCCGAGTACAACAACACTAAGGATTGAGAGCCAGGAGATCTTATCGGCAGGTACAGAGTGGCTGATAAAACCGTTTATTTGGGAAGCTGTATCATTACCCATGGTATGATCATTCGGAGGAATGTAGACCTGAAAGTACATCCCCAGTGCCAAAAGTGACATGGTCATTCCAAAAGAAGCAGTCAGGAGGAGAACTCGACGGCCAACCCGGTCGACGAGAAAACATGCTGCAGTTTTACCAATAAGCTGGGCGAAGACAATAATAAAGGAGACGAGCTTTTCGTCTGAGAATCCCGCTATTTTGAAAATAGCTGCAGCATTAAAGAGCACTGAATTGAATCCAGATAATTGTTGTAACATCACCAGGCCAACACTGATAATTAACGGCTTGACCATTGCTGATGTCTTCAAATCTGCCAAATTAAGCTTCTCGTGAcgatctgttaaaaaaaatctatgaTCACCATACAGTGTAACTAGATCACCTTGTTAAGAAGCCCTCTACAGGACCATGCTGGGTACTTTATCTCTAGGGCAAGTACGCCCTCCTAAGGTTGGTACTACTCTACATTGGGTACATAGGAATATGACTAAAAAAACAGGCGTACATTAAGAGCATGATAGTCGTAAAttggtaaagttttttttaaagaatacgGGAAAGAGTGTGtgaaatttgtcttttcaatTGCAATTAAGGTATTGAACACATTTTCCAGGGTGTTACAACGTGGTGAAGCAACACGGAAAGTTGACAGAACTCGAGAAAAGCTTTAGGCCAGTGATTGGCGACCACAAATGAAACCAGAAATGTACCAAATTAAGCTTAAAGTAAACCAGAAGGCATTTTTTTTAGCTAAATATTCTAGGAAATTTTAATAAGATGTGACTTCAGCTCTAATCCCAATTTGACTCAGTGCGTTCAACTGTCTTTGTTACAAAGTGTGAGGGATTTGCAAACCAAGGTCAACTTTAAGAACCCAGACATGAAAACGGATATTAAAAATGGCCTGCTTTGGTTTGTAAAATTTCATTATTCTGAGAACTAGGTTGAATGTATACCTTTGGAGAAGGTTGAAACGGTTTTCTCCCTTCCCGTATGAAAGTTGTAACATATTGTCACGatattgaaatgaaagataTTCTAAACTGAAACAAAACCGGTACATATCGTGGTTTTCCTCAATGTTTTGATAGCTTCTCGTCGTCTTCCATCAATCCCATAGATGTGCAACACTTTTTCCAGAACAAATTCGGGTCCAAAATACTACGTGTTACCCACCCATTAATTTTCGCGCGATTCTATTGGCTCTTTACGTCATGTGGTGCAAAATCACCGGACTGTTATCACGCAACAACCCCCGCTGCGTCAAATTTTTTCAACTAATATTCCCGtcgaagaagaacaagaacaagaagcCAACGGGGATACGCCAGCTCAagagtttctctttttttgtcctAGTCACTTTAtgtggaagaaaaatgaacccGTTTTATAGAGTACAGTGATAGTGACATTACAAAGATGATCCTCTGAGCTGCTGTGGAAAGTACAAAGAATTCAACTAAATTTCCTCTCAGCGCTCgaaatgaaaagcaatttaGTAATTAGAAACTGGTCTGTTGTCTCACCTAGATTAGCCTTAACGGTAGAGCATTCTCCTTGAACATCAGCTTCAGGACCTCGCAACCAAGACAAGGAATCTAAAGCCTCGTCTTCGAAATTCTTTCCCAGCAGCCACCGAGGGGAATCTGGTAATGGGATCATCAAAATGAGGAGCAGTGCTGGTGGAACTGCGCCTATAAAAGCTAGCCATCTCCAGTGAAACAGGATACCCATTACGAAGGCTAATAAAGCACCTAATGTTAAAGCTGGTCCTCTAACGGAGCCTAATACACCACGCACGCGTGCAGCAGCAATCTCCGCGATGTACACCTAGGGAAAGAGAAATGTAATGAGCGATATTCGGATGACTCTTAGATATTGTGTGAATGTATTTCTAGTTAGTCTTGCAGTTTTGTTAAGCGAGATGACGTCGAGGTCTGTAAAAACTGCTAGCAAATTAGCTAGAATCCCTAATCAAACAAATGTTgcaaatgataaaaacaaaaacaaaaacaaaaacaaaaaaaacaaaacaaaacaaaacacttacCGGACTAGTGCAGGAGATTACTCCACATCCAATTCCTGTTATGATCCGTCCGGCGTAAAGCATTTCAATATCCGTAGCGTAGCTAATGAGAAGCCATCCCAGAACGAATGGTATTGCGCACAACATGGTGGCAAACTTCCGACCAAACCTGTCCATCGCCGGACCACCGACAGAACATCCAAAAATAGCACCAATCGCAATTAACGACTATAAgttaaaataaaggaaagagCTTAAAATCCAGGCAGCGCTGAGAGGATTGAACCAGGGTTATAGAGTCTAAAATTTGCGTTTTAGAGAGACACTTCGACTTCAGATTCTCCAGACCCTTCTATTTACGTCTCATTGTTGCATAATCAACAACCAAATTCTAACATAATGCTAGCTGTAGAGTATATTAGAATGCGGGAAAGCCAAAGTCATGTTTCGCCCCAAATTGTTCTACAAGTTCGAAGGCTAAACGGTGCCAATAACCGAAAAAAATTCGCTTGCTTTCTCTATCGCTGAAATCAAAGGAGCTTCGCGCAATGAACTTAAATAAGCAATGACAGATCGCTGGAAAACTAGAGAGAGGGAAAATGGCGAACAATAAGACTGACCATTCCCCTCAAACAGTCATCTTTATTTTTGGTTGATTCCGTTCCATTTTCTAGCAGTCCCTCTTAGAAGCCTGGAACTGGGAAACTGATTTAAGCAGTGACCTATTTCGGGGATGTTTGTCGGGGTCAGTCAGTTGATTGTCACGGGATGTGATTTTTCCTCACGTGCTTGTCACGTGCGAGTCTGCTTTGAGATGAAAACGATGAGGTATACTTTATATTTATAGTTATCCCTTTTGATATTTTAGATTAGTTAGCTAGCAGGGTTCTTCGTCTTGTGATAGAGCTGGGCTGAATTTCTAAGTTTTGGCGTGACACGCTAATAAAATGGCGGCCGAAAGTGCTGTCGCGTGGGTTAAAGAGATGACCAATCCGTTAAGATTTCGCAATCTGAATAGTTCTCATATGACGATAAGTACTCATATAcattatttttatataaaaaaaaaactcgatgagacatgttttttttgagatttttgtGGTGGCGTGACAGTGAAAACCAGCAAAAGTTAAATGAATACATTTATTCGAGAAATCTTTTTAAATAAGCAATTCTTAAACTAAGCGACCTACAAAAATTTCGACGGTTATGCTGGGTTCAAGGCAAAATGATGACAATAAAGAAGTGAGTGATGCGTCATCCCCGTTTAGAAATTTGGGTTCCTGCGGTAAAACCCAGTTAGACGAGCTCCAATGGATCCACGCACGTGCCGCGAAGAAATTTTACCGTTTACACTGATGTACACTCAGCGATAAGGAGTTTGCTCAGGCATATCGGTTCTCGTTAAATGATTTGTATATGCTAGGGCTATTACAGCTGGCTCAAAGATGTTTGCAGGGTATTTCTCCGTTTTGAATCCAATAATAGTCCCAGAAGTATATGCCGGCATAAACAACGTACGTTAGAAAATGACCCAAGATGTACAGCTATTGAAAATGGACCTCTGCCGTAAACTTATCTGCTACCAATCAATAATGGGATACGCAAACACTGGGGAACTATAGAAAAATTATTGTTCCAGAAATAAACTGAGAAGTAATCTTATgtaaatttcaatttctctgtttttaaAGTCAACACCAATAGGTTAATTGTTTTAGGATCATTGTAAATAGCTTACGTTCTAGCTTTTCAAGCATTTAAATGAAAcgagaaatattatttttgaaaaaatgtttacgggatgctatttttgcctttttcatcCGTATATGCTTCAACACGACCACAAAAGCTGTTACGTAATAGTGCAGCGCGCAATGTTAAAAGCGATCAAGAAAGGTAAGGTAGGTGAATTTAGCAATCAAGCCAAGTAGCTTAAGAATGAGGCGAACAAAATACCCTTAGCATGCTATTTGAGTTTTACTAAGTtttagaaaaagataaaaaggagAACTAAAGACAAAGGTCCTCGTAACACGAAAAGTGACTGAAAGATTCTGGCACGTGCGTGACAAAAAGCAATCCACTGGAAATTTACACTTAACGATGCAAACGAAACATCTACTATTTGCTCCCATAGGCGCTGTTAACCATTATTGCTGATCATTGTAGCTGTATCCAGTTATCTCAATATGTGCATTTCTGTTGAAGAGTAGAAAAAACAATCGAAAACTTACTGAAAACCAAGATCCCTGTTCGCTGGATAATTGGACATCGTTCGGTTTATCGGCATTTTGTAAATCCTCCAGTGCAGGCGATGAGTATCCCATACAAAAACCGAAGCTGAGAGGACCGAGGGCTGCGATGAAAGTTGCAAGAATTGTTCGGCCAACTCTGTCTTTCTCAGCGTGTTCATGGTACTGACAAGAACTCTGACGGTTGTATTTGATGAGAACGTCGGTCATTTCGAATAATTCGTTTTCGTTCAGCTGCTTGGTGTTTGTTAGACAAGAACCTTCCACCTGTTAAGGTTCGAAATTTAATAGGTGTGCGTACGAAGTGGATACCATCCGAGGTTAAATACTCCTAGGATAACGCGAACTGGACGACCTATTATGTAACTCGATTGCATAACAAGTCACTCTGTGTTTGCTTACATGAAGAAATTGGGAGATTGATGTT
The sequence above is a segment of the Pocillopora verrucosa isolate sample1 chromosome 5, ASM3666991v2, whole genome shotgun sequence genome. Coding sequences within it:
- the LOC131794626 gene encoding uncharacterized protein, yielding MTDVLIKYNRQSSCQYHEHAEKDRVGRTILATFIAALGPLSFGFCMGYSSPALEDLQNADKPNDVQLSSEQGSWFSSLIAIGAIFGCSVGGPAMDRFGRKFATMLCAIPFVLGWLLISYATDIEMLYAGRIITGIGCGVISCTSPVYIAEIAAARVRGVLGSVRGPALTLGALLAFVMGILFHWRWLAFIGAVPPALLLILMIPLPDSPRWLLGKNFEDEALDSLSWLRGPEADVQGECSTVKANLDRHEKLNLADLKTSAMVKPLIISVGLVMLQQLSGFNSVLFNAAAIFKIAGFSDEKLVSFIIVFAQLIGKTAACFLVDRVGRRVLLLTASFGMTMSLLALGMYFQVYIPPNDHTMGNDTASQINGFISHSVPADKISWLSILSVVVLGLTFSFAWGPMPWLVISEIFPLRVRGLACSFASIVFWATLFTVTKTYRYLTEALSIQGVYWLYAGFCFIGFVFVYLILPETKGKTLEEIEAIFEQEKNQYERKLQIENSHSESFQFDEPKDQDRVEKAALATFPVALASLSFGYCLGYSSSALEDLQNDNTSFNISLTAEQASWFSSLIAFGLIIGCLIGGWAIEKFGRKGTTMMCSVPFVLGWLLISYAQSVAILYAGRFITGVACGAVSFTAPVYIAEIAAARVRGVLASLRSLSFTLGVLICLATGVLCHWRWLAFIGAIPPTLVLILMIPMPQSPRWLLGKNRTDEALEVLLWLRGPEANIKEECSNIKDTLDRQGRLKCTDIGTPAIAKPLIISVGIFMFMEFSGTDAILFNAANLFKIVGIANEKLVAISVGISQLIGNILSCFLVDKVGRRKLLLTSALVMSLSLITLGVFFAIFIPALDGGFATDADTSSGSTSPPAEEISWLPVSSIFLFNLMFSLAWGPLPWVLISEIFPLRARGFACSFATTVFGVTQFIVTKTYHSMAAAFTIQGVYWAYAGFCMLGFLFVYLLLPETKGKTLEEIEDLFDRPVKQTYESIH